The genome window GCATACAGCCAAAGCAAGGAGTTCTATTCTAGTCCAAGTACAGCTGAAGGCTGAACTTAAACTTATGATACTTCACAGTACGCTCAGGAAGGGAAGCAAATAACAATCAGACAACAGGCAAAGTTACCAAatggccaggaaaaaaaaaaagcttttattggCCAAAATAACCAAGAAACCATTTTTCCCcaataataaaaccaaaaccctaACTGAAACATTGGGAGACCTTTGCTAACAAAATGAAACACTAACAAACCCCACATAAACATGACTGTGTTCATCCTCCTGAAGAAGTCAGTTTTTCTCCTTAACCCTGCTGCACCACCAGAAGTACGTGAAGAACAGGAAAACTCAAGTCATTTAGGACAAGAGGACAAAGACACTGGGAGGTGAGAGTCTGTCCCTTGACACAAATGAAAGAGGCTGCTGGTGTTCGCAAACATCTTACATGCAAACTACCTGAAGCTGGTAATCTTTTCTGAGGACACAAACATTTCAGTACATGAACTATAGTTTTgatggtttgggggttttttttgaatcGCAGGACACAGATACAGTTGTGGCCTATACAGGTTGTTAAACTCAGATGCTATCTGCAAGTTCATCAGTTAACTCTTGTCTATTCAGAAACCTTGGTAGTTAAAAAAAAGGTTCCACCAAGTGCTCAAGGCAAATGATCATATTAGAACTCAACATTGACTCATGTCAGTAAAACAAATACCGGCCAGTGAAAAGCAGATGTTTGAGAAAACCTTGCTCTCCCTGATAACaaatcttgaagaaaaaaaaagggagagatgtGCTGGGTTACAATATACCAGTTCCAATGAAGAAattctcagaaatattttcactaATTTCTCAATTAAGTGGGACATATAAGCCATTTAACACGTCTGGCTAATAAGCAGTTATGCAAATCTGTTCAACTTAGTGAAGTGGgtggaaatttaaaaaagcaaaaaagtgtcttAAATGTATAGATATTTACacaatgctttttaaaacatcacACGTACTGCACTGAGCTGCGTGCTGTGCACACACCTTTGGAGTGTGAGCAGGGACAGAGTGTGACAACACTGCAGAACTAAGGAGAATTTCAGCTCATGGGAGTCACTGGCTGCTATTGCTGCTGTGCACAGAACAGCACCGTGTGTTTTGACAGAGGAATTCCACTGGAAACAGGGAGCCTCCTGCCCTAATCTAGACACGATTTTACAGAACATTGAGATCTAACACACCCGTACTATGCCTTTTGTAAGAAAATAGAGAGCAGCTTTCAGCTGCAGTTCTTCTAAACTACTGTAGGAAGGCTTTGCTGGCATGCTTCCTCAATTGGCAACCATCTGAGGTAATCGGTGATGCTATTAATGAGCATCCTTCACTTCTCTCCACCCGCACCACCTGTTGCTTCCTTATTGAGTCCTCTAATTGACAAGTCGTAAACCACTTCCTCAATTTTCTTGACATCATATTTCAGGCCATCATAACGTTTCCTCAGGGAGTCGTTCTTCAGGTTGAGGAGACGGAAGCCAGAATCCAGCTCGTTGATGAAAGTTGAGATGCGGAGAGGGCGAGAATAATCACCAGCTGTGACGCTGTTCACTGCCAGTCTGGCCTATAAGAGGAAGACACACAGGAGAACATCAGTAGAAGAACCCACTCAAATCACATCACTACTCCCATCAGTTACTCCACCGAATGAAGTAGTTTTGTTCCAGGCAGTCagattatttatattttagatCTACCTTTCTGTTGACCATAATCCTGGATGTTCAATCAAGCTACTACTTTAAATCTTAAAATATCAGTGAGGAACAATTCTGACACACAGAGAAGCGGTTTCCTAGAAGTTCAGATCAAGGTGTTTTGTATCATAACTTCCAGAAACAGCTTGGGAAAGTTAGAAAACACAttactctctttttttcaggTCAGTTTCAATCCAAATATACACATGAAAATCTTCCTTACCAGCTCACTGGCAAGAGTTAATACACCAGAAAGATAGTCCTCAATGTCCAGGTGAAAGCCCCGCTCCCGGTCAGCTTCAACtaaggaaaagcagagcagtAATCAGGTGGTACTGAACACAAGCAAAGCCAGCAAGCTGAAATTGCATTTGTTTACTGAAGCTAATTTGAAATATCAAATTTATGAAAtattattacaaaataaaagtcAGCCTTTCCTGTACATGATGTAATTACGCCTCTTCTCAGCATTTCAATTTAGCATCTCGTGCATCCTCAGCTGGATATGCAATAGGTTATAATTGATCCAACAGTAAAACTCAATTTACATTAATATACAGGAGAGGGGTCTGtagtaattttgttttttagaaaaatatttcatttttattatcatttgCTCTGGATGGACACAGTTCTCTTACAACATAAAAATTTAACCTGTTTTCCACACTTTTTAaacaccaaaagcaaaaaagtcagaaaaataagCTCTCGTCTTTGTATTTTATCATATTTAGGCAATTTGAATGAAGACTCCTCATTGATTAAGAACTTATTAATGAATGAATGCTTCTGTTCACATTGGGTTTGCTGTTTTTCACCTTCTAAaagaatttatttatataacaaaaacaaataccaGATACATTTTGGAACCAGCTTCTTGGGATGATTAAGTTCTGCTGTTTCCCTATACCTTTGAGAGCTACAATGTCTAAAAACACGAcaagttttttctctttagttaCAACATCAACTTACTCCCAAGTATTTCTGCAACAGCCTCTCGGGTCACCAATGATTCTGACTCCAAGTAAACCACAAATGCTGCCAGAAACACCAACCGCTGAAGCACAAACCTCCAGTGCTCATGAAATCTGTTGAAGAAAACATCAAGTCAAGGTATAAATAAGTAACATCTATTACTGGAGCGTTAGTAACAAGCATACATTATGTATACGTTATGTTTTCCACCTTTACACATAGCACTCTGCAATATTTTTGGCTTATCAAGACACCACCAGCTTAAAGGCGTCCCCTTAGCACCCCACAACTTCTCCCCAGGACACTACGCTGGACACAAGCATTTGCTCACACCTGGAACAACTACTCAGTTCACAGAACTTTCAGGTTGTCGTGCCCACAAGACATGGggctttcctctccctcccatCTTCCCTCAGTAGATTTAAGCTGACAAGATTCTTGTTCTTTGAAATGTTCTGGCTAGACACTGTCCCCTTCTGgcagcaaacaaaacacaaaggtgACAACTTCATTTAGCATCTGCAGTAACAAGCAGCCATTTCATGACAGATTTAgagctctgttttcagaaatgccCCAAGCCTAACTTAACTGAAATTAATGGAGCAGCAAATGCTATGCTCCCAGAAACAAGGGCAGCTCCAACAGAACATCAGTTTCTTAAATAtcccttttcattaaaaaaaaaataaaaataattaaatactgGATATTTTTAGTGAGAAGTTATAAAGCCTTAGagccaaaacattttttacttATGCTGATAGAAACCTCACTTCTCTACCACGATTTGCTTTTcaaacagaaagcagcactggGCTCACAAGCCTTTGAACGATTCTTCCAAAGTAACGATGCCCAACATGCCCAGGCAATGTCTGGCTGTGTGTGGTCCTGCACACCTGTAATACTGATCAGCAGGAAACTTGGTCTTCAGAGATTCCAGCTGTGTTCTCACTGTACCAAAGTGTTCACGAGCCTTCTGACATTTCTTTggtactgaaaaagaaacagcacaacATTCAGTCCTTGACACAGAACAGGGTTTTGTGAACAGTTTTCTTGTGTAGACAGTGCTGTTTATGCTCCTTTGTTGTCCAAGACAGCCAACTGACATTCAGAATCAGTCTAAGAGATATTCACTGTCACACCATGAGTCACACAGGTAGATAAGAAATAATCCTGAGTTTTGTGCTGTCTAATcttagaacagtttgggttggaagggacctccgaagctcatctagtccagatcccctgcaatgagcagggacatcttcacccagatcaggttgccccatccagcctggccttaaaCATTTCCAGGGATGAAGCTCTAGTCCTTAGTTTCCAACTTGAAATAAGATGCTCCAGGTATTTAAGTAATCATGACTCATAACTGCTCATAACTTAAGTCATGGATGAAGACCCCATTCTGTAACGGGCACTGGCAGAAGAAAGCACTGGAAAGATCAGACAGCCTGTGGACCAGGAGGCAACGAGGAATTACAAATGGCCAGAGGCAGAAACGGAAGAACGTAAAAGTCAATGTGGTGTCTGCCTATGGACTGAACCTACAAGCTAAGTGCCTGGTGACACGCTGAGCAGGGTGACAAACAAGCAGTGCTGAAGGAGAGATGACAAGTAGAGACAAAGAAAGGCTGAAAAGGGAGTCAAGTATAAGACCTCATCTGAGgcaacagaggaaagaaaagggaaccACCAGATCACAAGCAACAGAACAGCACTGCATGCTGCAGCTGGCCCCAAAGCAAGCACCCATACCACACAGGGCCACCAAGCAACTCATACAGCCAAaggaaaagattttattttgaaatcttacaatattttttcttatcaaTCAGAGTTAGGTTAGATGAGGTGCAACATCCCTTCAGGAAACTGCATTTCCTGCTTTCAAGCAATGTATTTGAAGAAAGCGGGTTTCAGCCTGCCCAATATATGAAATACCTCTGTGGAGAAATGGTCCCTTGTTTGCATACCACCCACTGCCACCTGCTGTTTATTGACAGGAGTTACAGCCACACTGCACCCACAGTACCAGGGCCCAACAGAACTAATCGAACTTGTTAACCACAGCCTTCTCAGAAATCTTGGCCCTGACccaaggaagacagaagatcAACCTAACAGGCTCTCCTGCATTTTGATGTACAGAAGCTGGGATTATTGAAACAAGATCATAGAAGCTAAACCTGAAAGCTACAATGCATAGGTTTTATCAAACAAGCCCTACTAAGAGTCatttaagtgtatttttaaaaaacccacttaATTAATAAACCAtcatttctgttgaaaaaaaaaaaggggggggggcacTTAAAAGCTTCAGGAAGCAGAAGGTGGAAGTGCTCCATGCGGCAGGCAGAAGGAAGGAAGTGTGTGAAGCTCACTGACAGCTGCCCTTTGAACACTGTCCTCAAACTCTGGTGTCTGCCTCAGTCATGTGAGCAGTTGGGGACAGGGCAAGAAGTAAATCTGCATTTTGGCTTCTGCTAAAGGAAcctgtgacaaaaaaaaacccacaacaatcTTGACTGTAAAGTTTCAGACGGCGTCCAACAATTCACTCATAACATTGCAACTCCAAACTATCCTCAAGCATCCTTGGATATCACCACTGATGTTTTCCTAAATTGGGCAGTCCAAAATCCCCTGTCACTCACACTCGTGTCAGCTAACAGCAGGCTGCAGCACACGCTGCCCTGAGCGGCTTTCTGAGCAGTTCTCAAGCTCCATTTTGGCTTGATGTGAGcagagggagcagaagaaagatcCTGTAAGCCTGTTCTGGAGGCTGCCATGCTGAGGCTCTGCtggttttccttcccttccccacacTTGAATAACAGCTACAACCAAAAGTGCTGATCCCGCAGCTAAACACAGTCTCACACTCGGTGCAGAGAGAGCACAGAGAAGCCATCACCATGAGACAGCTCGTCTGCGGGCAGGTGGCTGCCCCACTACTGTAGAGGTTGGACAAAAACCTCGATGAAAACAGGTTTAGCCAAGAGGTATGTTAAATAcctggaaagcagaggaaaggcATTGTGTaagataacattttaaataccaCTATCTGGTGCAGAAAACTCATCTGCATCCAGCTTCCAGCCACCTCATAGTTCTATGAACAGCACTCATTCCACCGCTTCCCCTTCTCCAGTAGCACAGACTGCTCACCCAGTCCAAACCCTTTCCCTGTTTTCACTGGCTCTGTTGTCTCCTTGAGTTGTCATCTTTCTACCTGATGAGATGCTGCAAGAACTATTACAAAGGATCAACCAGCAGCCTGTAGGAGAAAGAATCATCTCCCACTTATGCTGGCATGAGGGATGGGACACAACAGGCAACACAGCttctgtcagcagcagcagcaccaccagctGGAACCATCCACAGCACTACAGCTGCACTCACCAGCCATCATTAGTTACTCTGTGACCTGATAACTTGTGGTAATTAAtagtatttttgctttttaaaattagtttatcCATTTAACATTCTTATATTTCAGTATGCTTTATTAATAGTGTTAATAGTTTCCTTATGTCTCAGAATAAATataaggctaaaaaaaaaatcttgatgcTACAAAGTCTAGCCAAAACTCTGTTGCAATGAATAATCCTCTCTTTCATAGCTGAGTCATAGTTTATCCCTTTTAAATTTACTAAGGAAGAATAATTCTACTTTCTAAGTAAAAATGTGGTACTGACTCAAATGAGATGCTGTAATAAAGCCAAACAGCCATTTAAGCACACTACACTGCAGCACTACAACCATTATCAGATAAAGCAGTAGTCTAAATATGTGACATTTGACAAGTGCTATTTATCCCCCTAACAATCTGTTAATTGGCATTGTATTATTCTGCTGTAAACCTTTATTAATGTAAATGTCTATTGACTTTCTTTATTATGCTTGTAATTGATGACAAACTGACAGGTCTATTATGATGAGTTATCTCCCAGCCTATTAAGCATGTACTCATTATCTCTGGTATTACAAGAACTATAAgcagagcttttttttccccagctgttCCAAATCTCTTGTCAGTCCGCATGTTCCAGGACCAGCTCTCCCCTGGAATTAAcaatcaaattaaaataaaccaagCCAGACATGGGTCTCTATTACTAAATGCTGGAAAGCAACCCCTGGTGTTGATACCCATGCAAAACAGTCACAACATCCACACGTTTACTCAACATAAAAGTGAGTGAATGCTTGTGTAAATTAACCGATTAGCAGTTCCAATTTTTAGCACTGCCAGATCTCCCAAGTAGGTGGAAGTGGCACTCGCCAGCAGAGGTCAAACCTCAGGTGTTGCATGTTGCTAAACACGTACCCTCCCAGAGGCCAGAAATTCCAGgtctccagctccagcctgaGTGTGCGGGTGGGCACCATCGGGCTGAGAACCACCACTCAGCTCTGCAGGTGAATCAAACAGCACCTGGTGGGGTTTGTTCCTCTATTTACCTTCCAAAGGTGGCCTGCCAGGTTTCTCCCCTTCCCAAATTCCTCTCAAGAATTTCCAAGCAAGTCAGAATGGTTGCTTCTCCTCAGCAGatattgacttaaaaaaaaaatagcttgtaAGTCACATATTTAAAGGGGGAAAAACTTGTTTATTCCAGTAATTTCACCCGTAAGTCTGAAAATGGGAGTGTGGGAGCACAAAGAGCACATTTGACATCCAGGTCTGTAGTGCTGTTTTCATGCCCTGGAGGAAATAGCTTGGCCCAGAAACATTCTGTCAAGTATCTTCAACAAATTCACATTGAAAGCAAGGAACCAGGCTGCCTACAACCCAAGCCTCAAACACAGCAGAACAACTCCAGTTGTCACTCAAACATACATCAAGAACAGGTCTTGCTTTATCAGCTTTCCACATGCCCTTTATACTTTGCAGTACTAAAGAGATACAGAGACTTGTGCAAACCAGATTAACACTCCCCCTCCCCACACATTCCTGAACACCTCTCAGAGCATTCAGGATCacagcttttttgggggggaggcaGTGAAGAGGTGAGGAAGGGGATACAAAGGCCCAACAGATTTTgctaaaatgacaaaaaaaaatctacatgcATGTCACTTTGAGGGTAACATATGAGCCAATTCAGCAATGCAGACAGGGAACTCCTGCATAAAGAACACAGAGCAAAAcaccagctgaggaggggagaaaTGGAAAGAACTGTGTTTCCTTAGGAAGAATAGCAGCTTTTCTACTTATCAGGCAGGAAACCTCCCAGCTACTCCCTTCCCACACTCAGCAGCCACCAAGAAGCCCACACAGGTTACTGAATTTTAGAAAAGCAAACTTCCAGCTCTTCAATGAGTCAGCCAACAGGATTCCCTGGGAACCCACTCTCAGGGATgagggagcagaacagagctggcagatctttaaggaCACTTTCCATCAAGCACAAGAGCTCACAATCCCCTGGTGTAAGAAATCAGTTGAGGAGGGCAAGAGACTGGCATGGCCGAGGCaagacctgctggtcaaaccaaacacaagaaggaaaagcacaggcagtggcagcaggaacagggatcCTGGGAagaggacagggacactgcCAGGTTGtggagatggggtcaggaaggccaaggtgCAGCTGAAGCTGAACTTGGCAAGAGATAAAAAAACAATGAGAAGTGTTtctacagaaaaggaaggtcagAGGAAGCGTAGCCCCCTCGATGTGCAAGACTGGTAAACTGGTAACAATGGatgaggagaaggctgaggtactcaacaacTTCTTTGCCACAGTCTACATGGGTGAGCTCTCTTCCCACGCTTCAGGTAGAAAATGATCTGCAAGACACGAACTGGGGCAGCAAAGTCCCTCCCACTGCGAGGATCAGGTTCGTGACCACCTACAGAACCCGAATGGACATAGGTCcgtgggacctgatgagatgcataccagagtcctgagggaactggctgatgtagttgccaagcTGATATTCCATAATATTTGAAAAGCCCTGGCAGTAGATGAAGTCCCTCATGGCTGGAGAAAGGGAAATAttgcacccatttttaaaaagggtagaaaagAGGATCCTGGGAGCTACCAACCTATCAGCCTCACCTCTATgactgggaagatcatggaacagatcttCCTAGAAGCTGTGTTagggcacatggaggacagagAGGTGATTCGGGACAGTCAGCACAGCTCCACCAaaggcaagtcctgcctgaccagcTTAATCACCTTCTATGATGGAGtgactacatcagtggacaaaggacgGGCTACAAATGTCATCTATCTgaacttctgtaaagcctttgacgtGGTCCCCTAcgacatccttctctctaaaccAGAGAGTATGTATTTAATGGGTGGGCTGTTcggtggatgaggaactggctgaaTGGTCACACCCAGAGAGTGGTGGTCAATGACACAACACCTGGACAGACACTAGTAACAAGTGGTGTCACTCAGGTGTCTGTACTGGGAACAATACTGTTTTGAGAGCAGCGCTAAGGATAAGGACttggggtactggtggatgaaagactggacatgagctgg of Columba livia isolate bColLiv1 breed racing homer chromosome 7, bColLiv1.pat.W.v2, whole genome shotgun sequence contains these proteins:
- the TSN gene encoding translin; amino-acid sequence: MSVSEMFIALQSVLTADQDIREEIRREVQALEQTAREMLTLLQGVHQGPGLQDVPKKCQKAREHFGTVRTQLESLKTKFPADQYYRFHEHWRFVLQRLVFLAAFVVYLESESLVTREAVAEILGIEADRERGFHLDIEDYLSGVLTLASELARLAVNSVTAGDYSRPLRISTFINELDSGFRLLNLKNDSLRKRYDGLKYDVKKIEEVVYDLSIRGLNKEATGGAGGEK